In Solanum pennellii chromosome 3, SPENNV200, a single window of DNA contains:
- the LOC114076352 gene encoding LOW QUALITY PROTEIN: WUSCHEL-related homeobox 5 (The sequence of the model RefSeq protein was modified relative to this genomic sequence to represent the inferred CDS: substituted 1 base at 1 genomic stop codon) codes for MGTKCGRWNPTAEQVKVLTDLFRSGLRTPTTDQIQKISSQLSFYGNIESKNVFYWFQNHKARERQKRRRKVLVDETNNDEDMRIQLDNISSNKRKXSEKKQINSNHDTDERVIETLQLFPLNSYAETEKLRLFTEEYMKENMTLSCSIGAEMDHPTLDLRLSFFS; via the exons ATGGGTACAAAATGTGGTCGATGGAATCCGACTGCGGAACAAGTTAAAGTTCTAACTGACCTGTTCCGCTCAGGACTCCGTACTCCGACCACAGATCAGATTCAAAAGATATCGTCACAGTTGAGCTTTTATGGAAATATCGAAAGTAAGAATGTGTTTTATTGGTTCCAAAACCATAAAGCCAGAGAACGACAGAAACGTCGTCGTAAGGTTTTGGTTGATGAAACAAACAATGATGAAGACATGAGAATCCAATTGGATAATATCTCCTCAAACAAACGTAAGTAGTCAGAAAAAAAAC AGATAAATAGTAATCATGATACGGATGAAAGAGTAATAGAAACTTTGCAACTGTTTCCTTTAAATTCATATGCTGAGACAGAGAAGTTAAGGCTATTCACAGAGGAATACATGAAGGAGAACATGACATTATCGTGCTCTATCGGGGCGGAAATGGATCATCCAACGTTGGATCTACGTCTAAGTtttttttcatag